The following proteins come from a genomic window of Geomonas sp. RF6:
- a CDS encoding NAD(P)/FAD-dependent oxidoreductase encodes MHDVLIAGGGIAGLSAALILGRCRRDVVVYDSGKPRNFVSKALHGFISRDGINPIELRDLARKELANYPSVRYVEGEIVDAQEIEDGYEVELSNGAFDRGKFLLIATGVVDVLPEVPGLERFYGHNVFHCPYCDGWEMRDQPLAVYGAGETGYEYALELIGWSKDVILCTDGGEPLSAEQTAHLGKHGIAVITEKIMEMRGEEGKEIRLMYRERPPLSRKALFFNPAQYQASPLAEKLGCHVTGGGVVEAGKFQQTKARLFVAGDAARSVQLAIVAASEGVEAAFALNTALQKEATEK; translated from the coding sequence ATGCACGATGTGCTGATAGCTGGTGGTGGCATAGCAGGACTGAGCGCCGCGCTGATCCTCGGACGGTGCCGCAGAGACGTCGTGGTCTACGACTCCGGGAAGCCGAGGAACTTCGTATCGAAGGCGCTGCACGGCTTTATCAGCCGGGACGGGATAAACCCCATCGAACTGAGGGATCTGGCGCGGAAGGAGTTGGCGAACTATCCTTCAGTGCGGTACGTGGAAGGGGAAATAGTCGACGCACAGGAAATAGAAGACGGCTACGAAGTGGAGCTCAGCAACGGCGCCTTTGACCGCGGCAAGTTCCTCCTGATAGCCACCGGCGTAGTTGACGTCCTCCCCGAAGTGCCGGGGCTGGAAAGGTTCTACGGGCACAACGTCTTTCATTGCCCCTATTGCGACGGGTGGGAGATGCGGGACCAGCCACTTGCGGTATATGGGGCAGGGGAAACGGGGTATGAGTACGCGCTTGAGCTCATCGGATGGAGCAAAGACGTCATCTTGTGCACTGACGGCGGAGAACCTCTGAGCGCCGAGCAGACAGCGCACCTCGGAAAGCACGGGATAGCAGTGATAACAGAGAAGATAATGGAAATGAGGGGAGAAGAAGGAAAGGAGATCAGGCTCATGTACCGGGAACGCCCCCCTCTGTCACGAAAGGCGCTTTTCTTCAACCCGGCGCAGTACCAGGCGTCGCCGCTGGCGGAAAAGCTCGGATGTCATGTGACGGGAGGTGGCGTAGTGGAGGCCGGCAAGTTCCAGCAGACCAAGGCGCGCCTCTTCGTGGCCGGCGATGCCGCCCGCTCGGTACAACTCGCCATAGTCGCCGCTTCGGAAGGGGTAGAAGCAGCGTTTGCGCTGAACACCGCTCTGCAAAAAGAAGCGACGGAGAAATAG
- the ftsH gene encoding ATP-dependent zinc metalloprotease FtsH has translation MGPTIWRPLLVTVLLLFLLDLFYGSVVKQAAERGAEISYSRFREELDAGNVKDVTLRGFYLRGNFRQPVKLPAAAADKKGGANDTTSFNTYIPSLGDSTLMADLAARKVEVTALPADGSSGMNILLYLLPWLLIIGVWWFVMKGMKAQGPSSLMGGFARSGAKTYSSEHPHVTFSDVAGLNEAKQELREVVEYLKDPKKFQMIGGKVPKGILLVGPPGTGKTLLARAVAGEAGVAFLSISASQFIEMFVGVGASRVRDLFANARKSVPSIIFIDELDAVGRSRGAGFGGGHDEREQTLNQLLSEMDGFDPHEEVVVMAATNRPDVLDPALLRPGRFDRNVVIERPDWRDREQILKVHTRKVPLAADVDLAVIAKGTPGMTGADLEGLVNEAAILAARDNVQVVTGDHLERAKDKILMGGERHMVISFEEKRLTAYHEAGHALVARLLPSTDPVHKVTIIPRGRALGVTQQLPEDDRYHYPRSYLVNRLCVILGGRAAEKLIFNDVSTGAQNDLKTVTELAEKMVCQWGMSEKIGAMTFSRGEEHPFLGMKLAEEKTFSEEMAWMIDQEIAALIRNAEQRTLELVSTNKTKLDALAEALLEEETLDGQRVDEVLATASEAARM, from the coding sequence ATGGGGCCAACCATCTGGAGGCCGCTGCTCGTTACGGTGCTGTTGCTTTTTCTGCTGGACCTCTTCTACGGCAGCGTCGTCAAGCAGGCGGCCGAAAGGGGCGCCGAGATAAGCTATAGCCGCTTCAGAGAAGAGCTCGATGCCGGTAACGTGAAGGACGTCACCCTGAGGGGCTTCTATCTCCGCGGTAACTTCCGCCAGCCCGTCAAACTTCCTGCCGCTGCCGCCGACAAGAAAGGGGGCGCAAACGATACCACCTCTTTCAACACCTACATCCCTTCCCTTGGAGACAGCACCCTCATGGCGGACCTCGCCGCCCGGAAGGTGGAGGTCACCGCGCTCCCTGCCGACGGCTCGAGCGGGATGAACATACTCCTCTACCTCCTGCCGTGGCTCCTCATCATCGGAGTGTGGTGGTTCGTCATGAAGGGGATGAAGGCGCAGGGGCCGAGTTCCCTCATGGGAGGGTTCGCCCGCTCCGGCGCTAAGACCTACAGCTCCGAGCACCCCCACGTGACCTTCTCGGACGTCGCGGGGCTTAATGAGGCGAAGCAGGAGCTGCGCGAGGTGGTGGAGTATCTGAAGGACCCGAAGAAATTCCAGATGATAGGGGGGAAGGTTCCGAAAGGGATTCTCCTGGTAGGCCCCCCGGGCACCGGAAAAACGCTCCTCGCGCGAGCGGTCGCCGGTGAAGCCGGTGTCGCCTTCCTTTCTATCTCGGCCTCCCAGTTCATCGAGATGTTTGTCGGCGTCGGCGCGAGCCGGGTGCGCGATCTCTTCGCCAACGCAAGAAAGAGCGTCCCGAGCATCATCTTCATCGACGAGCTCGATGCCGTCGGCCGCAGCCGCGGTGCCGGTTTTGGCGGCGGTCACGACGAGAGGGAGCAGACGCTGAACCAGCTTCTGTCCGAGATGGACGGATTCGACCCCCACGAGGAGGTCGTGGTGATGGCGGCGACGAACCGCCCCGATGTCCTCGACCCCGCGCTGCTGCGCCCGGGGCGCTTCGACCGCAACGTGGTCATCGAGCGCCCGGACTGGCGCGACCGGGAGCAGATCCTCAAGGTGCACACCCGCAAGGTGCCGCTCGCCGCGGACGTCGATCTCGCCGTCATCGCCAAGGGGACGCCGGGGATGACCGGCGCCGACCTGGAGGGGCTGGTGAACGAGGCGGCGATACTCGCGGCGCGCGACAATGTGCAGGTAGTCACCGGCGACCATCTTGAGCGCGCGAAGGACAAGATCCTCATGGGAGGTGAGCGGCACATGGTGATCTCCTTCGAGGAGAAGCGGCTCACCGCCTACCACGAGGCCGGCCACGCCCTGGTGGCGCGGCTCCTGCCGAGCACCGACCCGGTGCACAAGGTCACCATCATCCCGCGCGGCCGCGCCCTCGGCGTCACGCAGCAGCTCCCGGAGGACGACCGCTACCACTACCCCCGTTCCTACCTGGTGAACCGGCTCTGCGTCATTCTGGGGGGGCGCGCAGCGGAAAAGCTCATCTTCAACGACGTCTCCACTGGGGCGCAGAACGACCTTAAGACCGTCACGGAGCTCGCCGAGAAGATGGTGTGCCAGTGGGGGATGAGCGAAAAGATCGGGGCGATGACCTTCTCCCGCGGCGAGGAGCACCCTTTCCTCGGCATGAAGCTCGCGGAGGAGAAGACCTTCTCGGAGGAAATGGCCTGGATGATAGACCAGGAGATCGCCGCCCTGATACGGAATGCGGAACAGCGAACGCTCGAGCTCGTCTCCACCAACAAAACGAAGCTCGACGCACTCGCGGAGGCGCTTCTCGAAGAAGAGACCCTGGACGGCCAGCGAGTCGATGAAGTCCTGGCCACCGCCTCAGAGGCGGCCCGCATGTAG
- a CDS encoding homocysteine synthase: MSEEKLGFNTLALHAGQDPDPATLSRAVPIYQTSSYVFKSAEHAANLFGLKEPGNIYTRLMNPTTDVLEKRLAELDGGVAALAVASGQAATTYAVLNIASAGQNIISTSFLYGGTYNLFHYTLPKLGITVKFVDSSDPENIRKAIDENTRLVYSEAIGNPKNNVDDFEAIAKVAHDAGIPYVVDNTAATPYVFQPLKHGADIVVYSLTKFIGGHGTSIGGAVVDGGTFPWNNGRFPEFTEPDPSYHGLKFWDVLGNVSYIVKMRVELLRDMGACISPFNAFQIIQGMETLHVRMQRHVENAQKVAEWLEQSPLVSWVNYPGLPSHGDHARAKKYLPNGCGAIIGFGIKGGLEAGKKFIDNVKLFSHLANIGDAKSLVIHPASTTHQQLNPEEQLSTGVSPDFIRLSVGIEDVNDLIADLEQALQAAQG; the protein is encoded by the coding sequence ATGTCAGAGGAAAAGTTGGGATTCAACACGCTCGCTCTCCACGCCGGGCAGGACCCTGATCCGGCCACGCTATCCCGCGCCGTACCTATCTACCAGACGTCGTCCTACGTCTTCAAAAGCGCCGAGCACGCCGCGAACCTTTTCGGGCTGAAGGAGCCGGGGAACATCTACACCCGCCTCATGAACCCGACCACCGATGTGCTGGAGAAGCGCCTCGCCGAGCTCGATGGCGGCGTTGCGGCTCTGGCTGTTGCCTCCGGACAGGCCGCCACCACCTATGCGGTGCTCAATATCGCCAGCGCAGGGCAGAACATCATCTCCACCAGCTTTCTCTATGGCGGGACGTATAACCTCTTTCACTACACCTTGCCGAAGCTGGGGATCACGGTGAAGTTCGTGGACTCCTCGGACCCGGAGAACATCCGCAAGGCCATTGACGAGAACACCCGCCTCGTGTACAGCGAGGCGATCGGCAACCCGAAGAACAACGTGGACGATTTCGAGGCGATCGCCAAGGTGGCGCACGACGCCGGGATTCCCTACGTAGTGGACAACACCGCGGCGACCCCCTATGTTTTCCAGCCGCTGAAGCACGGCGCGGACATCGTGGTGTACTCCCTGACGAAGTTCATCGGCGGGCACGGCACCAGTATCGGCGGCGCAGTCGTGGATGGCGGGACCTTCCCCTGGAACAACGGGAGATTCCCGGAGTTCACCGAGCCGGACCCCTCGTACCACGGACTGAAGTTCTGGGATGTGCTGGGGAACGTCTCCTACATCGTGAAGATGCGCGTGGAGCTTCTGCGTGACATGGGCGCCTGCATATCTCCCTTCAATGCCTTCCAGATTATCCAGGGGATGGAGACCCTCCACGTGAGGATGCAGCGGCACGTGGAGAACGCGCAGAAGGTTGCCGAGTGGCTGGAGCAGAGCCCACTCGTCTCCTGGGTGAATTACCCGGGGCTTCCGAGCCACGGCGACCACGCCCGCGCGAAGAAGTACCTCCCGAACGGCTGCGGCGCCATCATCGGCTTCGGCATTAAGGGTGGGCTCGAGGCAGGAAAGAAGTTCATCGACAACGTGAAGCTCTTCTCGCACCTCGCCAACATAGGGGACGCGAAGAGTCTTGTTATCCACCCGGCGTCGACGACCCACCAGCAGTTGAATCCCGAGGAGCAGCTCTCAACCGGCGTCAGCCCGGACTTTATCCGTCTCTCCGTAGGTATCGAGGACGTGAACGACCTCATTGCCGACCTGGAGCAGGCGCTGCAGGCGGCGCAGGGGTAG
- a CDS encoding FKBP-type peptidyl-prolyl cis-trans isomerase: MDAPAGSRITVHYIGTLDNGRIFASTTEEEPLVFTAGEGELFPRLEEEIAGMEVGEVRNILIPCADAFGPRLQKNIIKVHRSTFPHGKVIAPGDKVAVEFGGKGERVMVVAAVDADGITLDGNHPLAGQDLTFALKVVAVSRELAEQHAPPLSS; encoded by the coding sequence ATGGATGCACCAGCAGGAAGCAGAATAACGGTTCACTACATCGGCACCCTCGATAACGGCCGCATCTTTGCCAGCACTACGGAGGAGGAACCGTTGGTCTTTACTGCCGGTGAGGGGGAGCTTTTCCCGAGGCTAGAGGAGGAGATCGCCGGCATGGAAGTCGGCGAGGTCAGAAACATCCTCATCCCCTGTGCCGACGCCTTCGGCCCCCGACTGCAGAAAAATATCATCAAGGTGCACCGCTCGACCTTCCCGCACGGAAAGGTCATCGCCCCGGGAGACAAAGTTGCTGTGGAGTTCGGCGGCAAGGGTGAGCGTGTAATGGTGGTCGCTGCCGTCGACGCTGACGGCATCACTCTGGACGGGAATCATCCGCTGGCGGGACAGGACCTCACGTTCGCCCTCAAGGTTGTGGCGGTGAGCCGGGAGCTGGCGGAGCAGCACGCTCCCCCTCTCTCTTCCTGA
- a CDS encoding metallophosphoesterase: MSLFLAAYLTIYGGIHLYLWFRTVRAFDLHPPWSPLLGVLCAFMVAAPIIVRLLQRHDAEGAARAVAYVGYTWMGCIFLFFSASVAIDLLRGVLWTGAKLLGREIFQIPSAAALSVSLVLAVAAATYGFFDARKLRVEHVTVKTQKLPKRVRVVQLSDVHLGLVVGRERLLQILQEVIAAQPDLLVCTGDLIDGQVDGLQGLDEVLQQVKPPLGKFAVTGNHEAIAGIAPSVGFIRRSGFTLLRGDAAHMAGALTVTGVDDPFIHSSSPISEPALLKALPREKFILLLKHRPAVHPDSRGLFDLQLSGHVHKGQIFPFNLLTHLFYPAPMGLSSAGPGSHLYVSRGTGTWGPPMRVLAPPEITIVDIVPQEG, from the coding sequence ATGTCCCTCTTCCTCGCAGCCTACCTGACCATTTACGGCGGCATCCATCTCTACCTCTGGTTCAGGACCGTGCGCGCCTTCGATCTGCACCCTCCGTGGTCCCCGCTTCTCGGGGTGCTCTGCGCTTTCATGGTCGCCGCACCGATCATTGTGCGGCTGCTGCAGCGTCACGATGCTGAGGGCGCTGCGCGTGCCGTCGCTTATGTCGGCTATACCTGGATGGGGTGCATTTTCCTTTTCTTCAGCGCCTCCGTCGCCATCGACCTTCTGCGCGGCGTCCTCTGGACGGGCGCCAAGTTGCTCGGCCGCGAAATCTTCCAGATCCCCTCAGCAGCGGCACTGTCAGTATCCCTGGTGCTCGCGGTCGCGGCCGCCACATACGGATTCTTCGATGCCCGAAAGCTGCGCGTGGAGCACGTCACGGTGAAGACGCAAAAGCTGCCGAAGCGGGTGCGGGTCGTCCAGCTTTCCGACGTGCACCTGGGGCTAGTGGTGGGGCGGGAACGCCTCCTCCAGATCCTGCAGGAAGTAATCGCCGCGCAGCCGGACCTCCTCGTTTGCACCGGGGACCTCATCGACGGGCAGGTCGACGGTCTGCAGGGGCTGGACGAAGTCCTGCAGCAGGTAAAACCGCCGCTCGGCAAGTTTGCGGTCACCGGCAATCACGAGGCGATCGCCGGGATCGCCCCCTCAGTCGGGTTCATCAGGCGCAGCGGATTTACCCTCTTGCGTGGTGACGCGGCGCATATGGCAGGCGCCCTCACCGTTACCGGTGTGGACGACCCCTTCATCCACAGCTCGTCGCCGATCTCGGAGCCGGCGCTACTGAAGGCGCTCCCGCGGGAAAAGTTCATCCTGCTCCTCAAACACCGCCCCGCCGTCCACCCCGACTCGAGAGGGCTCTTTGACCTGCAACTCTCCGGGCATGTCCACAAGGGGCAGATCTTTCCCTTCAACCTCCTCACTCACCTCTTTTACCCCGCCCCGATGGGTCTCTCCAGCGCAGGCCCCGGCTCGCACCTCTATGTGAGCAGGGGAACCGGGACATGGGGGCCCCCCATGCGGGTCCTCGCTCCCCCCGAAATCACCATCGTCGATATCGTCCCGCAAGAGGGGTAG
- the malQ gene encoding 4-alpha-glucanotransferase — protein MILMVRQRKSGVLMHPTSLPGPGGIGSFGVEARDFVDFLQAAGQSLWQILPLGPTAYGDSPYSCYSAFAGNPLLISLDRIVEEGELTASEVQMPSLAERVDYGAVAAHKFPLLKKAAMRFFEAAPQERKQEFWNFCDSTFWLHDYALFMTLKEHFSGKSWNEWPEPILKREPAALSEWSEKLGRAIGEQKYEQWQFSRQWHDLKGYANSRGVQIVGDLPIFVAFDSADVWANPHLFYLDDEGNPTVVAGVPPDYFSETGQLWGNPLYNWERMAMEGYGWWIARIRNDLSLYDMVRIDHFRGFESYWEIPKGEPTAQKGRWVQGPKDALFDALHRAMGELPIIAEDLGLIPPEVEALRARCGFPGMKILQFAFGSGADNIYLPHNHVHDAVVYTGTHDNDTTAGWFESLQEKDRQDVLAYLDRPAQGIVWQLIRTALSSVADYCIIPMQDLLALPASCRMNVPGVAGGNWSWRCPPDAFSADLARSYRELTERYGRTTPRKEGEA, from the coding sequence GTGATCTTGATGGTGCGACAGAGAAAAAGCGGGGTGCTCATGCACCCGACGTCCCTACCCGGTCCCGGAGGGATCGGCTCCTTTGGCGTTGAAGCACGCGACTTCGTCGATTTTCTGCAGGCTGCCGGTCAGTCCCTCTGGCAGATTCTTCCCCTGGGGCCGACCGCCTACGGCGATTCCCCCTATTCCTGCTACTCTGCCTTCGCGGGAAATCCGCTCCTTATAAGCCTCGACAGGATCGTGGAAGAGGGGGAGCTGACCGCCAGCGAGGTGCAGATGCCGTCACTGGCGGAGCGTGTCGACTACGGGGCGGTCGCTGCGCACAAGTTTCCCCTCCTGAAGAAGGCGGCGATGCGCTTTTTCGAGGCAGCTCCCCAGGAGCGGAAGCAGGAGTTCTGGAACTTCTGCGACTCCACCTTCTGGCTGCACGACTACGCGCTCTTCATGACGTTGAAGGAGCACTTCTCCGGAAAGAGCTGGAACGAGTGGCCGGAGCCGATCCTGAAGCGGGAGCCGGCGGCGCTGTCGGAGTGGAGCGAAAAGCTCGGCCGCGCCATCGGGGAGCAGAAGTACGAGCAGTGGCAGTTCAGCCGCCAGTGGCACGACCTGAAGGGATACGCTAACTCCAGAGGGGTGCAGATCGTGGGGGACCTTCCGATCTTCGTCGCCTTCGACTCTGCAGACGTGTGGGCGAACCCGCATCTCTTCTATCTGGACGACGAGGGGAACCCGACTGTGGTGGCGGGGGTTCCGCCGGACTACTTCAGCGAGACCGGGCAACTCTGGGGGAATCCGCTCTACAACTGGGAGCGGATGGCGATGGAAGGGTACGGCTGGTGGATCGCCAGGATCCGCAACGACCTCTCCCTCTACGACATGGTGCGCATCGACCACTTCCGCGGCTTCGAGTCGTACTGGGAGATCCCGAAAGGGGAGCCGACCGCGCAAAAGGGGAGGTGGGTGCAAGGCCCCAAGGACGCTCTCTTTGACGCGCTGCACCGGGCGATGGGGGAGCTGCCGATCATCGCCGAGGACCTGGGCCTCATCCCCCCCGAGGTGGAGGCGCTGCGCGCCCGCTGCGGCTTCCCCGGGATGAAGATCCTGCAGTTCGCCTTCGGCTCAGGGGCAGACAACATCTACCTGCCGCACAACCATGTGCACGACGCAGTGGTGTACACCGGGACCCACGACAACGACACCACTGCCGGCTGGTTCGAGTCCCTCCAGGAGAAGGACCGGCAGGATGTCCTCGCCTACCTCGACCGCCCGGCGCAGGGGATCGTCTGGCAACTGATCCGGACGGCGCTCTCTTCCGTGGCGGATTACTGCATCATCCCCATGCAGGACCTTCTCGCTCTCCCCGCGTCCTGCCGCATGAACGTGCCGGGGGTGGCGGGGGGGAACTGGAGCTGGCGCTGCCCTCCGGACGCCTTCTCCGCCGACCTGGCAAGGAGCTACCGGGAACTCACCGAGCGGTACGGCCGGACGACCCCCCGCAAGGAAGGGGAGGCGTAA
- a CDS encoding NAD(P)/FAD-dependent oxidoreductase, producing the protein MNQQEKHVAIVGGGFAGLNAAKVLGNVPGISVTIIDARNYHLFQPLLYQVATAGLNPSDIAAPIRNVLVRYKNIRVLMAEVTSIDPSRRQVFLSGQLPVSFDYLILASGATSSYFGHDDWELHAPGLKTVEQATEIRRRILTAFEEAEMTSDRATQDKLLTFVVIGGGPTGVELAGAISEMCHFTLVRDFRKIDSRRSRVILIEAGPRILAAFPQELSDFATEILKKFHVQVRTGVRVESVDHHGVTAGDEFIPSATILWAAGVKSSDLAQGMGVPLDRQGRVIVQPDLSIKEFPYLFVAGDLAHFDGADGNPLPGLAPVALQQGRKAARNIVRDVKGKERTPFRYIDKGMLATIGRNEAVGQFRRIKFRGGIAWLVWLFVHIYYLTGFANRFAVVLQWAWSYTTFKRGARLILGRDWRMFRKREGERAAPPAPGSPPQP; encoded by the coding sequence ATGAACCAGCAAGAGAAGCACGTGGCGATCGTGGGAGGGGGATTTGCGGGGCTGAATGCCGCGAAGGTCCTCGGTAATGTGCCAGGCATCTCGGTTACCATCATCGACGCCAGGAACTACCATCTTTTCCAGCCTCTTCTGTACCAGGTCGCCACAGCGGGACTCAATCCCTCGGACATAGCAGCGCCGATTCGAAACGTGCTGGTTCGTTACAAGAACATCCGCGTCCTGATGGCGGAGGTGACGTCCATCGATCCTTCCCGGCGCCAGGTTTTCCTGTCCGGCCAGTTGCCGGTCTCTTTCGATTACCTCATCCTCGCGTCGGGGGCAACGAGCAGTTACTTCGGCCACGACGACTGGGAGCTCCATGCCCCGGGATTGAAAACCGTGGAGCAGGCCACGGAGATCCGGCGCCGCATCCTGACGGCGTTTGAAGAGGCGGAAATGACCTCGGACCGCGCCACCCAGGACAAGCTCCTCACCTTTGTCGTTATCGGAGGCGGGCCGACCGGGGTCGAGCTTGCCGGCGCAATCTCCGAGATGTGCCACTTTACCCTGGTCAGGGACTTCAGAAAGATCGACTCCCGGCGCAGCAGGGTGATCCTCATCGAGGCCGGGCCTCGCATACTCGCGGCATTTCCCCAGGAGCTTTCCGACTTCGCCACGGAGATACTGAAGAAGTTCCACGTGCAGGTGCGCACGGGCGTGAGGGTGGAATCGGTTGACCATCATGGGGTCACTGCTGGGGACGAGTTCATTCCGTCCGCTACTATCCTGTGGGCGGCGGGTGTGAAGTCGTCTGATCTGGCACAGGGAATGGGGGTGCCTCTCGACCGTCAGGGGCGGGTCATCGTGCAGCCCGATCTGAGCATCAAGGAGTTCCCCTATCTCTTCGTGGCTGGAGATCTCGCCCACTTTGACGGTGCCGACGGCAATCCGCTGCCGGGGCTTGCGCCGGTCGCGCTGCAACAGGGTCGAAAGGCCGCGAGAAATATCGTGCGCGATGTGAAGGGGAAGGAGCGCACCCCCTTTCGCTACATCGACAAGGGGATGCTCGCCACCATCGGCAGAAACGAGGCGGTGGGGCAGTTCCGGCGCATAAAGTTCAGGGGGGGGATTGCCTGGCTCGTCTGGCTCTTCGTGCACATCTACTACCTCACCGGATTCGCCAACCGCTTCGCCGTCGTGCTGCAGTGGGCGTGGTCCTATACGACCTTCAAGCGAGGGGCGAGGCTGATCCTTGGCAGGGACTGGCGCATGTTCAGGAAGAGAGAGGGGGAGCGTGCTGCTCCGCCAGCTCCCGGCTCACCGCCACAACCTTGA
- a CDS encoding radical SAM/SPASM domain-containing protein codes for MRLDCTVLGRDHEITDATVPVISPYWRLKRSGEWSLLQKYEPEQIAYSILSPLMAATLSLMDGKLNFRHLSMVVQYAHAMESLEKSQQFLTEVISSANKENDAVVEMSDELAPYVKKYDPFAFLEAPVDGASQKRPPAPLSLNLMFSNDCETSCLYCYAHRRRVPQSEHLSTERWLEIFQEARDLGMDMVTLSGGDPLFRKDALILLEELIRHRMLFLLSTKCHVTRAMAGALVDIGMAEPVNQYVREIQLSMDGPDAQTADTMAGSPGFFERAMDSVRNLSGRGLNLRVKSVVTPLNAPRVYDWIELLYDMGVQQLSVAAYNRTWHRHDDGLFLTREDRHSIAEQCARARQDFPGLELRMTGLEEAPADGEEPSAAAFPGAEASFAPEVLKSKAEAWLIRSHCSGGRSSMTITPDGKVVLCDTIPQEGVFIVGDVRDRSVLEVWNSEELLEFAYPAQEKFSGSACHDCGEFETCQAAAGYCFRDSYFNYGSAFAPPPKCPHAPDDGLRME; via the coding sequence ATGCGACTGGATTGCACTGTACTCGGCAGGGATCATGAGATCACCGATGCCACGGTACCTGTCATATCACCGTACTGGCGCCTGAAGCGCTCCGGCGAGTGGTCGCTGCTGCAAAAGTACGAGCCGGAGCAGATCGCCTATTCCATCCTATCGCCGCTCATGGCTGCGACCCTCTCACTCATGGACGGCAAGCTCAATTTCCGCCACCTCTCGATGGTCGTTCAATACGCCCACGCGATGGAGTCCCTCGAGAAGTCGCAGCAGTTCCTTACTGAGGTAATCTCCTCTGCCAACAAGGAAAATGACGCAGTGGTGGAAATGAGCGACGAACTCGCCCCATATGTAAAGAAGTACGACCCGTTCGCCTTCCTTGAGGCGCCGGTCGACGGAGCTTCCCAGAAAAGGCCCCCCGCGCCATTGTCGCTCAACCTGATGTTTTCCAACGACTGCGAGACCAGCTGTCTGTACTGTTATGCCCATCGGCGCAGGGTGCCGCAGTCGGAGCACCTTTCCACCGAGCGGTGGCTCGAGATATTTCAGGAGGCACGCGATCTCGGCATGGATATGGTGACCCTTTCGGGGGGGGACCCCCTCTTTCGTAAAGATGCCCTGATCCTCCTCGAAGAGCTCATAAGGCACAGGATGCTCTTTCTTCTTTCCACCAAGTGCCACGTAACCCGTGCAATGGCGGGCGCTTTGGTGGATATCGGCATGGCTGAGCCGGTGAACCAGTATGTCCGGGAGATCCAGCTCAGTATGGACGGTCCCGACGCACAGACCGCAGACACTATGGCAGGGAGTCCCGGCTTCTTCGAAAGGGCAATGGACAGCGTCCGAAACCTCTCAGGCAGAGGACTCAACCTCCGGGTCAAATCTGTGGTCACGCCGCTGAATGCGCCCCGGGTGTACGACTGGATCGAGCTTCTCTACGATATGGGGGTGCAGCAACTGTCGGTTGCTGCCTACAACAGGACGTGGCACAGGCATGACGACGGCCTTTTCCTCACCAGGGAAGACAGGCACAGCATAGCCGAGCAGTGTGCGCGGGCGCGGCAGGATTTCCCGGGACTTGAGTTGAGAATGACCGGACTGGAAGAGGCGCCTGCAGACGGCGAAGAGCCATCTGCCGCAGCCTTCCCCGGCGCCGAGGCATCGTTCGCTCCCGAAGTATTGAAGTCGAAAGCGGAGGCATGGCTGATAAGGTCGCACTGCTCGGGAGGACGCAGCAGCATGACCATTACTCCCGATGGAAAGGTTGTCCTTTGCGATACAATTCCCCAGGAGGGAGTATTTATAGTCGGGGATGTGCGCGACCGCTCGGTGCTGGAGGTATGGAACAGCGAGGAGCTCCTGGAATTTGCCTATCCGGCGCAAGAGAAGTTCAGCGGCTCCGCCTGCCACGACTGCGGAGAGTTCGAGACCTGCCAGGCAGCGGCCGGGTACTGCTTCAGGGACAGCTATTTCAATTATGGCTCAGCTTTCGCGCCTCCCCCGAAGTGCCCGCACGCCCCGGACGACGGCTTGCGGATGGAGTAG